The following are encoded in a window of Castanea sativa cultivar Marrone di Chiusa Pesio chromosome 9, ASM4071231v1 genomic DNA:
- the LOC142610934 gene encoding putative DNA helicase MCM8 isoform X2 yields MGMGSRSGSGSGDPSGYMDILASYFPQQLFPTIEDDCLNLTSALFSFFSTPLALNLASQVKDEDGVFVLSIDFQQFRKVCDLEEFYIMLEDKPKVALLCMSAAIHKVVLNNLEKNMMVDGAKINIRLHNYPETMIALKNLKAAYIDKLVSVRGTVVKASTVRPLVVQMSFDCAKCKTEITRIFPDGKFSPPQSCDLYGCKSKNFNPIRSTALTIDFQKIRLQELLKPEDHEEGRVPRTVECELTQDLVDACIPGDVVTVTGIIRVINNYMDIGGGKSKSKNQGFYYLYLEAVSIKNSKSQSTPEDSQDSNSKARATELCNLFSFSPRDLEFVVKFKEENGSDIFRQILQSICPSIYGHELVKAGITLALFGGVRKHSKDRNKVPVRGDIHVIVVGDPGLGKSQILQAAAAVSPRGIYVCGNATTKAGLTVAVVKDSMTSDYAFEAGAMVLADGGLCCIDEFDKMSAEHQALLEAMEQQCVSIAKAGLVASLSARTSVLAAANPVGGHYNRAKTVNENLKMSAALLSRFDLVFILLDKPDEFLDKRVSEHIMSLHSGHGELSPAAKKLRRASQNAQGINVSVKGGSLVSQWRLDPKKDFDFVPLPAQLLRKYIAYARTYVFPRMSKPAAGILQKFYLQLRDRNTSADGTPITARQLESLVRLAEARARLDLREEITTQDAMDVVEIMKESLYDKYVDEHGFVDFGRSGGMSQQKEAKRFLSALNKQSELDQKDCFSISEIYSLADRIGLRVPDIDTFVDNLNSVGYLLKKGPKMYQVLSSSYSRSQSSRSRG; encoded by the exons ATGGGGATGGGGTCAAGGTCCGGGTCCGGATCCGGTGACCCAAGCGGGTACATGGATATCCTGGCTTCATACTTTCCCCAACAGCTTTTCCCAACAATCGAAGACGACTGCCTCAACCTCACTTCTgctctcttttccttcttctccACTCCACTTGCCCTAAATCTCGCTtctcag GTAAAAGATGAGGATGGCGTCTTCGTTTTGTCAATTGACTTCCAACAATTCCGGAAAGTATGTGATCTCGAAGAGTTTTATATAATGCTAGAGGATAAACCTAAGGTGGCTCTCTTATGCATGAGTGCTGCAATTCACAAG GTTGTTTTGAATAATTTGGAGAAAAACATGATGGTAGATGGTGCGAAAATAAATATACGTCTGCACAATTACCCTGAAACTATGATTGCCCTGAAGAACTTAAAAGCAGCTTATATTG ACAAGCTTGTATCCGTGCGTGGTACTGTAGTAAAGGCTAGCACTGTCAGGCCTCTAGTGGTGCAAATGAGTTTTGATTGTGCAAAGTGCAAAACTGAAATTACGCGTATTTTCCCTGATGGGAAATTTTCGCCACCACaaagttgtgatttatatgGATGCAAGAGCAAGAATTTTAATCCAATTCGATCTACTGCTCTAACAATAgattttcagaaaataag GCTGCAGGAACTTTTAAAGCCTGAAGATCACGAAGAAGGTCGAGTTCCTCGAACGGTAGAGTGTGAACTAACCCAAGATCTTGTTGATGCATGCATACCTGGAGATGTGGTGACTGTCACTGGAATTATCAGAGTAATTAATAATTACATGGATATTGGAGGAG GAAAATCGAAAAGCAAAAATCAAGGGTTCTACTACTTGTATCTAGAAGCAGTTTCAATAAAAAACTCCAAGTCACAGTCTACACCTGAGGATTCACAAGATTCTAATTCTAAAGCTAGAGCTACGGAGCTGTGTAATTTATTCTCATTTTCTCCAAGGGATTTGGAATTTGTTGTGAAGTTTAAAGAGGAAAATGGCTCCGATATCTTCAGGCAAATACTTCAATCTATATGTCCTTCAATCTACGGACATGAACTTGTTAAAG CGGGCATAACATTAGCACTGTTTGGAGGTGTTCGGAAGCATTCCAAGGATCGGAACAAGGTCCCTGTTAGAGGAGACATTCATGTCATAGTTGTTG GTGATCCTGGACTAGGAAAGAGCCAAATACTGCAAGCAGCAGCCGCTGTTTCTCCACGTGGCATTTATGTATGTGGCAATGCCACTACAAAAGCTGGCCTCACTGTAGCTGTTGTGAAGGATTCCATGACAAGTGACTATGCTTTTGAGGCAG GTGCCATGGTCCTTGCAGACGGTGGGTTGTGCTGCATTGATGAGTTTGACAAAATGTCTGCAGAACATCAG GCTCTACTGGAAGCCATGGAACAACAATGTGTCTCCATTGCAAAGGCTGGACTGGTAGCAAGTTTATCTGCCCGAACTTCAGTCTTAGCAGCAGCAAACCCTGTTGGTGGTCATTATAA CCGAGCAAAAACtgtgaatgaaaatttgaaaatgagtGCTGCACTCCTCTCACGATTTGATCTGGTTTTCATATTACTTGATAAACCTGATGAATTTCTGGATAAGCGAGTCTCAGAGCACATCATGTCG CTTCATTCTGGACATGGAGAACTTTCACCAGCTGCAAAAAAGCTACGGAGAG CATCACAGAATGCTCAAGGCATAAATGTGAGTGTAAAAGGTGGTTCTTTAGTTTCTCAGTGGAGACTTGACCCAAAGAAAGATTTCGATTTTGTTCCACTACCAGCTCAACTTCTTCGCAAATATATTGCTTATGCTCGAACTTATGTCTTTCCTAG gATGTCAAAGCCGGCAGCAGGAATCCTGCAGAAGTTTTACTTACAACTTAGAGACCGTAATACATCAGCTGATGGTACACCAATAACTGCCAGGCAACTGGAAAGTCTAGTCAGGCTGGCAGAGGCTCGAGCTCGGCTAGACTTAAGAGAAGAGATAACAACCCAAGATGCAATG GATGTGGTTGAAATAATGAAAGAATCCTTGTATGACAAGTATGTTGATGAGCATGGTTTTGTGGATTTTGGTCGGAGTGGGGGGATGAGTCAACAGAAAGAAGCAAAACGGTTTTTAAGTGCTCTCAATAAGCAATCAGAATTGGATCAGAAAGATTGCTTTTCGATTTCT GAAATTTACAGCTTGGCAGATAGGATTGGTCTTAGGGTTCCTGATATTGACACATTTGTGGATAATTTAAACAGTGTGGGTTATCTACTCAAGAAGGGACCAAAGATGTATCAG GTGCTGTCCTCATCTTATTCACGAAGTCAATCATCAAGGTCGAGGGGCTAA
- the LOC142609487 gene encoding pentatricopeptide repeat-containing protein At3g09650, chloroplastic: MNAKPLQSFPTLSSSSSSSTSNSFPLTQTLTLHWASPPPSSSTTTKSKNPFRVHTATNHTSPSDLSLTTTTTTTTELHSSQDNKLLTLLRQRKTEEAWIAYTKCTHLPSATCLSRLVSQLSYLNTRVGLTRAQSIITRLRQERQLHRLDANSLGLLAVAAAKAGHTLYASSIVKSMLRSGYLPHVKAWSAVVSRLAASGDDGPIEALKLFGSVTKRVRKFADPTIVADSRPDTGAYNAVLNACANLGDTKRFLQLFDEMPEFGAEPDVLTYNVMIKLCARVNRKDLLVFVLERILEKGIPLCMTTLHSLIAAYVGFGDLETAEKMVQAMREGRRDLCRILRDSNLENSDQDGDRNGDRYRDKGGDVFVKLLPNSIESGNYEPPLLPKVYAPNTRDYTTLMKGYMKAGRVTDTVRMLEAMRRQDNSSSHPDHVTYTTVISSLVKAGLMDRAREVLAEMTRIGVAANRITYNVLLKGYCQQLQIDRAKELLREMADAGIEPDVVSYNILIDGCILVDDSAGALAFFNEMRARGIAPTKISYTTLMKAFALSGQPKLANQVFDEMLDDPRVKADLIAWNMLVEGYCRLGLLVEAQKIVQKMKENGFYPDVSTYGSLANGIALARKPGEALLLWNEVKERCGVKREGEVPDSSTSPPRLKPDEGLLDTLADICVRAAFFKKALEIVACMEEYGIPPNKTKFTKIYVEMHSRMFTSKHASQARQDRRIERKRAAEAFKFWLGLPNSYYGSEWRLEPIDGDG; encoded by the coding sequence ATGAACGCAAAACCACTGCAATCATTTCcaacactttcatcttcctcttCATCATCAACCTCTAACTCTTTCCCACTAACCCAAACTCTCACTCTCCACTGggcttctcctccaccttcttcCTCCACCACCACTAAATCCAAGAACCCATTTCGTGTACACACCGCAACAAATCATACTAGCCCATCAGACCTCTctctcaccaccaccaccaccaccaccacagaGCTACACAGTTCACAAGACAACAAACTTTTAACTCTCCTCCGTCAAAGAAAAACAGAGGAAGCCTGGATTGCCTACACTAAATGCACTCATCTCCCAAGTGCCACTTGCCTTAGCCGCTTGGTTTCCCAGTTGTCCTACCTAAACACCCGTGTAGGCCTCACGCGCGCCCAGTCCATCATCACGCGCCTCCGCCAAGAGCGGCAGCTCCACCGCCTCGATGCCAATTCCCTCGGCCTCCTTGCCGTGGCAGCCGCCAAGGCTGGCCACACGCTCTATGCCAGTTCAATTGTCAAGTCCATGCTCCGCTCTGGCTATCTTCCCCATGTCAAGGCATGGAGTGCAGTGGTGAGCCGGCTCGCCGCTTCTGGCGATGACGGCCCCATTGAAGCGCTCAAGCTGTTCGGTTCGGTGACCAAGCGAGTCCGCAAGTTCGCGGACCCCACTATAGTTGCTGACTCGCGGCCTGATACGGGTGCTTACAATGCTGTGCTCAATGCCTGTGCCAATTTGGGTGACACTAAGAGGTTCTTGCaattgtttgatgaaatgcctgAGTTTGGTGCTGAGCCTGATGTGCTAACTTATAATGTTATGATTAAGTTGTGTGCTAGAGTTAATAGGAAAGATTTGCTTGTATTTGTATTAGAGAGGATTCTTGAGAAGGGAATTCCGTTGTGTATGACAACATTGCATTCGCTTATTGCGGCTTATGTTGGTTTTGGAGATTTAGAAACGGCAGAGAAAATGGTTCAAGCAATGAGGGAAGGTAGGAGAGATCTCTGCAGGATTCTCAGAGACTCAAATTTAGAAAATTCGGATCAAGATGGGGATAGAAATGGAGACAGATATAGAGACAAAGGTGGAGACGTGTTTGTGAAGTTGCTTCCTAATAGTATTGAGTCGGGCAATTATGAGCCACCATTGTTGCCGAAAGTGTATGCTCCTAACACTAGAGATTACACCACTCTAATGAAAGGTTATATGAAGGCTGGTCGTGTCACTGACACAGTGCGGATGCTAGAGGCAATGCGGCGCCAGGATAATAGTTCTAGTCACCCTGACCATGTAACATATACTACTGTTATTTCTTCACTGGTGAAGGCAGGGTTGATGGACCGGGCTCGTGAAGTGCTAGCTGAAATGACAAGAATTGGTGTAGCTGCTAATCGGATAACCTACAATGTACTCCTTAAGGGTTACTGCCAGCAACTGCAGATAGACAGGGCAAAGGAATTGCTTAGGGAGATGGCTGATGCAGGAATTGAGCCTGATGTGGTATCCTATAATATCTTGATTGATGGGTGTATACTAGTTGATGACAGTGCAGGGGCTCTTGCCTTCTTTAACGAGATGCGAGCAAGAGGAATAGCTCCCACGAAGATTAGTTATACCACTTTGATGAAAGCTTTTGCCTTGTCTGGTCAACCAAAGCTGGCTAATCAGGTATTTGATGAGATGCTCGATGACCCTCGAGTGAAGGCTGATTTAATTGCATGGAATATGTTGGTTGAAGGCTATTGTAGACTGGGATTGCTTGTAGAAGCACAGAAAATTgttcaaaaaatgaaagagaatgGGTTTTACCCAGATGTGTCTACTTATGGCAGTCTGGCCAATGGAATTGCATTGGCCAGAAAGCCAGGAGAGGCACTTCTGCTCTGGAATGAAGTAAAGGAGAGGTGCGGGGTGAAAAGGGAAGGAGAGGTTCCTGATTCTTCAACTTCTCCACCACGATTGAAACCAGATGAAGGGCTTTTAGATACACTGGCTGATATCTGTGTGAGGGCAGCTTTCTTTAAAAAGGCTTTAGAAATTGTGGCTTGTATGGAAGAGTATGGGATACCACCAAACAAGACCAAGTTTACAAAAATCTACGTGGAAATGCATTCAAGGATGTTTACTAGTAAGCATGCGTCACAGGCCAGGCAAGACAGAAGGATCGAGAGGAAGAGAGCAGCAGAGGCTTTCAAATTTTGGTTGGGTTTGCCTAATTCTTATTATGGGAGTGAGTGGCGGTTAGAACCTATTGATGGGGATGGGTAA
- the LOC142610934 gene encoding putative DNA helicase MCM8 isoform X1 produces MGMGSRSGSGSGDPSGYMDILASYFPQQLFPTIEDDCLNLTSALFSFFSTPLALNLASQVKDEDGVFVLSIDFQQFRKVCDLEEFYIMLEDKPKVALLCMSAAIHKVVLNNLEKNMMVDGAKINIRLHNYPETMIALKNLKAAYIDKLVSVRGTVVKASTVRPLVVQMSFDCAKCKTEITRIFPDGKFSPPQSCDLYGCKSKNFNPIRSTALTIDFQKIRLQELLKPEDHEEGRVPRTVECELTQDLVDACIPGDVVTVTGIIRVINNYMDIGGGKSKSKNQGFYYLYLEAVSIKNSKSQSTPEDSQDSNSKARATELCNLFSFSPRDLEFVVKFKEENGSDIFRQILQSICPSIYGHELVKAGITLALFGGVRKHSKDRNKVPVRGDIHVIVVGDPGLGKSQILQAAAAVSPRGIYVCGNATTKAGLTVAVVKDSMTSDYAFEAGAMVLADGGLCCIDEFDKMSAEHQALLEAMEQQCVSIAKAGLVASLSARTSVLAAANPVGGHYNRAKTVNENLKMSAALLSRFDLVFILLDKPDEFLDKRVSEHIMSLHSGHGELSPAAKKLRRDAASQNAQGINVSVKGGSLVSQWRLDPKKDFDFVPLPAQLLRKYIAYARTYVFPRMSKPAAGILQKFYLQLRDRNTSADGTPITARQLESLVRLAEARARLDLREEITTQDAMDVVEIMKESLYDKYVDEHGFVDFGRSGGMSQQKEAKRFLSALNKQSELDQKDCFSISEIYSLADRIGLRVPDIDTFVDNLNSVGYLLKKGPKMYQVLSSSYSRSQSSRSRG; encoded by the exons ATGGGGATGGGGTCAAGGTCCGGGTCCGGATCCGGTGACCCAAGCGGGTACATGGATATCCTGGCTTCATACTTTCCCCAACAGCTTTTCCCAACAATCGAAGACGACTGCCTCAACCTCACTTCTgctctcttttccttcttctccACTCCACTTGCCCTAAATCTCGCTtctcag GTAAAAGATGAGGATGGCGTCTTCGTTTTGTCAATTGACTTCCAACAATTCCGGAAAGTATGTGATCTCGAAGAGTTTTATATAATGCTAGAGGATAAACCTAAGGTGGCTCTCTTATGCATGAGTGCTGCAATTCACAAG GTTGTTTTGAATAATTTGGAGAAAAACATGATGGTAGATGGTGCGAAAATAAATATACGTCTGCACAATTACCCTGAAACTATGATTGCCCTGAAGAACTTAAAAGCAGCTTATATTG ACAAGCTTGTATCCGTGCGTGGTACTGTAGTAAAGGCTAGCACTGTCAGGCCTCTAGTGGTGCAAATGAGTTTTGATTGTGCAAAGTGCAAAACTGAAATTACGCGTATTTTCCCTGATGGGAAATTTTCGCCACCACaaagttgtgatttatatgGATGCAAGAGCAAGAATTTTAATCCAATTCGATCTACTGCTCTAACAATAgattttcagaaaataag GCTGCAGGAACTTTTAAAGCCTGAAGATCACGAAGAAGGTCGAGTTCCTCGAACGGTAGAGTGTGAACTAACCCAAGATCTTGTTGATGCATGCATACCTGGAGATGTGGTGACTGTCACTGGAATTATCAGAGTAATTAATAATTACATGGATATTGGAGGAG GAAAATCGAAAAGCAAAAATCAAGGGTTCTACTACTTGTATCTAGAAGCAGTTTCAATAAAAAACTCCAAGTCACAGTCTACACCTGAGGATTCACAAGATTCTAATTCTAAAGCTAGAGCTACGGAGCTGTGTAATTTATTCTCATTTTCTCCAAGGGATTTGGAATTTGTTGTGAAGTTTAAAGAGGAAAATGGCTCCGATATCTTCAGGCAAATACTTCAATCTATATGTCCTTCAATCTACGGACATGAACTTGTTAAAG CGGGCATAACATTAGCACTGTTTGGAGGTGTTCGGAAGCATTCCAAGGATCGGAACAAGGTCCCTGTTAGAGGAGACATTCATGTCATAGTTGTTG GTGATCCTGGACTAGGAAAGAGCCAAATACTGCAAGCAGCAGCCGCTGTTTCTCCACGTGGCATTTATGTATGTGGCAATGCCACTACAAAAGCTGGCCTCACTGTAGCTGTTGTGAAGGATTCCATGACAAGTGACTATGCTTTTGAGGCAG GTGCCATGGTCCTTGCAGACGGTGGGTTGTGCTGCATTGATGAGTTTGACAAAATGTCTGCAGAACATCAG GCTCTACTGGAAGCCATGGAACAACAATGTGTCTCCATTGCAAAGGCTGGACTGGTAGCAAGTTTATCTGCCCGAACTTCAGTCTTAGCAGCAGCAAACCCTGTTGGTGGTCATTATAA CCGAGCAAAAACtgtgaatgaaaatttgaaaatgagtGCTGCACTCCTCTCACGATTTGATCTGGTTTTCATATTACTTGATAAACCTGATGAATTTCTGGATAAGCGAGTCTCAGAGCACATCATGTCG CTTCATTCTGGACATGGAGAACTTTCACCAGCTGCAAAAAAGCTACGGAGAG ATGCAGCATCACAGAATGCTCAAGGCATAAATGTGAGTGTAAAAGGTGGTTCTTTAGTTTCTCAGTGGAGACTTGACCCAAAGAAAGATTTCGATTTTGTTCCACTACCAGCTCAACTTCTTCGCAAATATATTGCTTATGCTCGAACTTATGTCTTTCCTAG gATGTCAAAGCCGGCAGCAGGAATCCTGCAGAAGTTTTACTTACAACTTAGAGACCGTAATACATCAGCTGATGGTACACCAATAACTGCCAGGCAACTGGAAAGTCTAGTCAGGCTGGCAGAGGCTCGAGCTCGGCTAGACTTAAGAGAAGAGATAACAACCCAAGATGCAATG GATGTGGTTGAAATAATGAAAGAATCCTTGTATGACAAGTATGTTGATGAGCATGGTTTTGTGGATTTTGGTCGGAGTGGGGGGATGAGTCAACAGAAAGAAGCAAAACGGTTTTTAAGTGCTCTCAATAAGCAATCAGAATTGGATCAGAAAGATTGCTTTTCGATTTCT GAAATTTACAGCTTGGCAGATAGGATTGGTCTTAGGGTTCCTGATATTGACACATTTGTGGATAATTTAAACAGTGTGGGTTATCTACTCAAGAAGGGACCAAAGATGTATCAG GTGCTGTCCTCATCTTATTCACGAAGTCAATCATCAAGGTCGAGGGGCTAA
- the LOC142610294 gene encoding PWWP domain-containing protein 5-like, giving the protein MSANSSHIDLNSDVVSADPENGSLRVKNSEPSVKPVGSETETLTVKEEPLKSLSQVQGSLVEKVGIFSGIEGAEGLMGGQVVVGEVKSDKELVLGSKNSVGIVETVVGDSGFNEKKVGTVDGDPFVEGNDPLQNRAEEEVGGDGGQNGKQGHVDEVSGIDQLQDGGASGSRQGDREPGVESVSQLSNVAEIDETVVTRVSEVLTSEGLENQDMKMDAVVETDEKRSPGAHVSEVLTSEGLESQDMKMDAVVETDEKQSPDAHVMEDGVSETIGEESNAFNLVVDLNPYMTRDENVSGDANVKSGASRPEFHVSDLVWGKVRSHPWWPGQIFDPSDSSDKAKKYFRKDGYLIAYFGDQTFAWNEEARIKSFRGHFSQMEKQSNKEEFHYAVVCAMEEISRRVEFGLACSCTSEEVYAKLRAQIIANAGIREESSRRVGGDYSLTADSFEPVELVNYIKELAQLPRGEANRLELVIARAQLSAFYRWKGYSQLPEFNMVGALLESDVDILPIGEKKNHSELNENTIPDIDNEKPLASGKGKSKSQLSSSGKRKHISGDSTPPSKKKKKEKSLSPSKKEKKEKSLSTSKKEKKEKSLSLSKKDKKEKSLSPSKKEKKEKSLSDLLTEKSLRSSNGENGSKKKDVGKLLSKLSGKKRKAVDGMSDDSSGKDEKRHLSSGSANKPVQTRQTFKVGDSIRRAASQLNGSSPILKYGDGISQDTVDKNKSKQNPSLERSHISELTKMEVSSPEEMLSQLCLAARDPMKGYNFLVSIVSFFSGFRNSVTRDDSNFMEREWCLKRVFGGKTGKRSRKRGINEKSKLETSDSYWTDRIIQSLPEEHSSLVNQNEAREILPETPSEKDCSAIEPLVAFEMSLNMDSKQQSFGENLGSDAVKPVAHLEESFRPDPSPTALILNFMDMDAVPSEANLNKIFSRFGSLNELETEVIKKSNRAKVVFKRRSDAEAAFSSAGKFSIFGPSLVSYRLKYLSSPSKASPSTKKRGRKDSSEEGNAV; this is encoded by the coding sequence ATGTCTGCAAATTCTTCCCATATCGACTTGAACTCCGACGTCGTTTCGGCCGACCCGGAAAACGGGTCTCTTCGGGTTAAGAATTCGGAGCCTTCGGTTAAACCCGTTGGTTCTGAAACCGAAACCCTAACGGTAAAGGAGGAGCCTTTGAAGAGTCTGAGTCAGGTTCAGGGTTCTTTAGTGGAGAAAGTTGGGATTTTTAGTGGGATTGAGGGTGCTGAGGGTTTAATGGGGGGTCAAGTTGTTGTTGGGGAAGTGAAAAGCGATAAAGAATTGGTTTTGGGGTCGAAAAATAGTGTTGGGATTGTTGAGACTGTGGTTGGGGATTCAGGgtttaatgaaaagaaagttgGTACTGTAGATGGAGACCCTTTTGTAGAAGGGAATGACCCATTGCAAAATCGGGCCGAGGAGGAAGTAGGTGGTGATGGGGGTCAAAATGGAAAGCAGGGTCATGTTGACGAGGTCTCGGGTATCGACCAATTGCAAGATGGTGGTGCCTCAGGTTCTAGACAGGGGGATAGAGAGCCGGGTGTAGAGTCGGTTAGCCAATTATCTAATGTAGCGGAGATTGATGAGACGGTGGTTACTCGTGTTTCTGAGGTTTTAACTTCAGAGGGATTAGAGAACCAGGATATGAAAATGGATGCAGTTGTAGAGACCGATGAGAAACGATCTCCAGGCGCACATGTTTCTGAGGTTTTAACTTCAGAGGGATTAGAAAGCCAGGATATGAAAATGGATGCAGTTGTAGAGACTGATGAGAAACAGTCCCCAGATGCTCACGTTATGGAAGATGGGGTTAGCGAGACGATTGGAGAGGAGTCTAATGCTTTCAATCTTGTTGTAGATTTGAATCCGTATATGACAAGGGATGAGAATGTATCAGGTGATGCGAATGTCAAATCAGGTGCCTCAAGGCCGGAATTTCATGTCTCTGATCTAGTATGGGGTAAAGTCAGGAGCCATCCTTGGTGGCCTGGGCAGATTTTTGATCCTTCAGATTCGTCAGACAAGGCAAAGAAGTATTTTAGAAAAGATGGTTATCTGATAGCGTATTTTGGAGATCAAACATTCGCTTGGAATGAAGAGGCACGGATAAAGTCTTTTAGGGGGCATTTCTCGCAAATGGAGAAGCAGAGCAATAAGGAAGAATTCCACTATGCTGTTGTCTGTGCTATGGAAGAGATTTCCAGGCGTGTAGAGTTTGGGCTGGCCTGTTCCTGCACATCAGAAGAAGTGTATGCCAAACTCAGAGCTCAGATAATAGCTAATGCTGGAATCAGGGAAGAATCGAGTAGAAGAGTTGGTGGGGACTATTCTTTGACTGCTGATTCTTTTGAACCTGTTGAACTTGTCAATTATATTAAAGAATTAGCTCAATTGCCACGTGGTGAAGCTAACAGACTTGAACTTGTAATAGCACGGGCTCAATTGTCAGCCTTCTATCGTTGGAAGGGTTATTCTCAGCTGCCTGAGTTCAATATGGTTGGTGCTCTGTTGGAGAGTGATGTGGACATTCTACCAATTGGGGAGAAGAAGAATCATAGTGAGTTGAATGAGAATACTATTCCGGATATTGACAATGAGAAGCCATTGGCCTCTGGAAAAGGAAAGTCAAAGAGTCAATTAAGCTCTTCTGGTAAGCGAAAGCACATCTCTGGGGATAGTACGCCCCccagtaaaaaaaagaaaaaagagaagagttTGTCCCCCagtaagaaagagaaaaaagagaagagttTGTCTACCagtaaaaaagagaaaaaagagaagagttTGTCCCTaagtaaaaaagataaaaaagagaagagttTGTCCCCCagtaaaaaagagaaaaaagagaagagttTGTCTGATTTGCTCACTGAGAAGAGCTTGCGTAGTTCAAATGGTGAAAATGgatcaaaaaagaaagatgttGGTAAGTTGCTTTCAAAATTGTCTGGAAAGAAACGTAAGGCAGTTGATGGTATGTCTGATGACTCTTCTGGGAAAGATGAGAAGCGTCATCTGTCATCAGGGTCTGCCAATAAGCCTGTACAGACCAGGCAAACTTTTAAAGTTGGAGATAGCATTCGTCGGGCTGCCAGCCAACTGAATGGGTCAAGTCCAATACTCAAGTATGGTGATGGAATTTCTCAAGATACTGTGGACAAGAataaaagcaaacaaaatccTAGCTTGGAGAGATCCCACATTAGTGAGCTCACAAAAATGGAGGTTTCCTCTCCTGAAGAGATGCTGTCACAGCTCTGCTTGGCTGCCAGAGATCCCATGAAAGGATACAACTTTTTAGTTTCTATTGTTAGCTTTTTCTCAGGATTCCGGAATTCTGTTACCCGGGATGATTCTAATTTCATGGAGCGTGAATGGTGTTTGAAACGAGTCTTTGGTGGGAAAACTGGAAAAAGATCAAGAAAGCGAGGAATCAATGAAAAATCCAAGTTGGAGACGAGCGACTCTTACTGGACTGACAGGATTATTCAAAGCCTACCTGAAGAGCACTCATCACTTGTGAATCAGAATGAAGCAAGAGAGATTCTGCCTGAGACTCCAAGTGAAAAGGATTGTTCTGCTATTGAACCACTAGTAGCTTTTGAAATGAGTCTGAATATGGATTCTAAGCAACAAAGCTTTGGTGAAAATCTTGGATCAGATGCAGTGAAGCCAGTGGCTCACTTGGAGGAGAGCTTTAGGCCGGATCCCTCGCCGACGGCTCTTATTCTGAACTTTATGGACATGGATGCTGTTCCTTCAGAAGCAAATCTTAATAAGATATTTAGCCGCTTTGGGTCATTGAATGAATTAGAGACTGAAGTTATAAAGAAGAGTAACCGAGCCAAGGTGGTTTTCAAGAGACGTTCTGATGCAGAGGCTGCTTTTAGCAGTGCTGGGAAATTCAGCATTTTTGGACCTTCACTTGTCAGTTATCGACTCAAGTATTTGTCCTCACCAAGTAAAGCTTCTCCCAGTACCAAAAAGCGAGGCAGAAAAGATTCATCAGAGGAAGGCAATGCGGTTTGA